CGCCGGCTGAATGGCCGGTTCTCCGTGGCGCGGGTATGGGCATACTGACCTGCCCGCAGGGCTATGGCGCCGCGCGTGGCGCAGCACTGCGGGCGCCCAGGTCCGACAACCCACTGGAGAACCCCCGATGTTCCAGCTTCCGCCCTCTCCCCGCGCGATCGCCGCCGCCCTCGCGGCACTGTTGCTGTGTGCCGCCACGCTGGCGCACGCCGACGACCGACCGCGCGAAGCCGTCGCACTCGGCCGCTATCTGGTGCAGACCGCCGGCTGCAACGACTGCCACTCGCCGGGCTACACACAGAACGCGGGCAAGACGCCGGAGAACACCTGGCTCACCGGCGACAGCCTGGGCTGGCAGGGGCCCTGGGGCACCACTTACGCCAGCAACCTGCGCCTGGTCTTCGCCGGCTTGACCGAGAAACAATGGCTGGCGCACGCGCGCAAGATGGAGTCGCGCCCGCCGATGCCGTGGTTCAGCCTGCGCGCCATGACCGATGGCGATCTGAAGGCGATCTACCGCTACATCAAGGCCGCGGGCCCGGCGGGTCAACCCGCACCGGCCTACGTGCCGCCCGGCCAGGCCGTGAGCGGGCCGGTCGTGCGCATGCCTTAACGGGCGGTGGAGCGGGACTGCGGCCGCACTGCGCGCGCCATCGCCAGGGCCTCACGGCCATACAGAATCAGGGCCAGCGCGAGCAGGATCAGCGGCATGGCCACGAACACCCAGCCGGTGAGTGTCTCGCCGCCCAGCCACACGCCCACGCACAGCGCCACCAGGGGGTTCACGAACGAGTAGCTGCCCGCCAGTGCGGCCGAGGTGTTCTTGAGCAGCCAGAGGTAGGTGTTGAGCGTGACCATGGTGCCCAGCACCACCAAGTAGAGCCAGGCCAGCCACGAGGCGGTGGTCACCGCATGCCAGTCC
The sequence above is a segment of the Hydrogenophaga sp. BPS33 genome. Coding sequences within it:
- a CDS encoding c-type cytochrome, whose amino-acid sequence is MFQLPPSPRAIAAALAALLLCAATLAHADDRPREAVALGRYLVQTAGCNDCHSPGYTQNAGKTPENTWLTGDSLGWQGPWGTTYASNLRLVFAGLTEKQWLAHARKMESRPPMPWFSLRAMTDGDLKAIYRYIKAAGPAGQPAPAYVPPGQAVSGPVVRMP